Below is a window of Armatimonadota bacterium DNA.
TCTTCGGCAAGTATCCCAAGGTGGTCGAAGAGTTCTGGGAGACCTGCTACCGAAAGCCAACCGACGCCGATATGAAGACGATCGCTCAGCCGCTCGACTTCTATGGGGCGAATATCTACCATGCTTCGACGGTCAAGATGGGCCAGGACGGCAAGCCGGAGACGGTGGAATATCCGTTTGGCGGTGCCCGAACCATCTACCATTGGCCGATCACTCCAGAAGCTCTGTATTGGGGTCCGAAGTTCTTCTACGAGCGGTACGGCAAGCCGATCGTGATCACCGAGAACGGCATGGGCCTGTCCGACTGGGTGCAGTTGGACGGCAAGATTCACGATCCGCAGCGCATCGATTATGTGACGCGCTATCTGCGCCAACTCGAGCGCGCCGCCACCGATGGCGTGCAGGTCGATGGCTACTTCCTGTGGTCGTTCATGGATAACTTCGAGTGGAACGAGGGCTTCCGGTTCCGGTTTGGATTAGTGCATGTGGACTACGAAACCCAGAAGCGAACGCCGAAGGAAAGTGCGTACTGGTACCGCGATGTGATTCGAAGCAACGGCGCGAGTATTCATTAATTTGTATGACCGATGTATAAAGTTTGTCTTACATCGGTCATAATAAAGTTATGATTCGACAAACCGTTAAAAGCGGTAACAGCACGGCGCTGATCCTCTCCAAGGACATGCGAGACCATCTGGGCCTTACGGACAACCAGATCGAAGTCACTTTCGAGCGAGGGTGCATCGTCCTGCGCAACCCTCAATCCGACCCCAACGTCGAAAGCGCCGTCCGAGAGACGCTCGCCAAGTACGACAAGGCGTTTCGAAACCTCGCCAAATAGGATAATCCGGTGATTTGGTATCCGTCGCTCGACGACGTCTACCGCTTCCACAATATTCAGATTTTCCTGTATGGTGGAAGCACAGGCGTGCGTGACGAAGGGCTCGTAGAGAGCGCGCTTCTAACTCCTCAGCAAACTTTTGCTGGGCAAGATTTGTATGCCACGATCTCGGACAAAGCCGCCGCTCTGTGGCACGGCTTCGTCTGCAACCATGCTTTCGTGGACGGCAACAAGCGAATCGGGCTGATGGTCACGTCCGTCTTCCTCATCGCCAACGGATACGAAATGGATTTCGCTGACGATGAGGTGGAGGATATCACCATGAAATTGGCGCAAAGCGACATGTCTCGCCAGCAACTTATTGACATCATGTCTGATCATGTCCGCCTCCGATGGGGACATTCGTCAGGTGCGTCGAAAGAAGTCGATGACTTTCTTCTGTAGTTCGAGAGGCATCCGAAATAGGTTCGAAAGGAAAGAAACCCGGACGACTATTCCACCGTATTCACTCCTGATACAATCTCTCTGAACTTTGATGGAACTCCTCTTAAACCCGTCCGCGTGGATCGGGCTTCTGACCCTGACCATTCTCGAAATCGTCTTGGGCATCGACAACATCGTTTTCGTCAGCATCCTCAGCGGGAAGCTAAAAGGAGAGGAGCGAGAGCGGGCTCGCAAGCAGGGGATGCTCCTGGCGATCGTCCCAAGAATCCTGCTTCTGCTCGGAATCGGCCTTCTCGTCCGCGCCACGCACCCGCTGTTTGAGATTCCGTTGCTCTACGACGCGATGGTCAAGGGTGGAGAAACCATCGAGGTTGCGAAAGAGGCAGCCGAGATCAGCCTCAAAGACCTCCTCCTGATCGGCGGCGGCTTGTTCCTCATCTACAAGTCGGTTAAGGAGATTCACCACAAACTAGAAGGTGTCGAAGAGGACGCGCCCAACGCCAAAGCCAAGGCGGAATTCGCCAAAGTCATCCTTGCCATCCTCGGCATCAACATCATCTTCTCGCTGGACTCGGTCATCACCGCCGTCGGAATGGTGAAGGAGATCGAAGTGATGATCGCCGCAGTCGTCGTCTCCGGCATTTTCATGATCTACTACAGTGGGCTTGTTTCCAAATACGTTGATAAGCATCCCACGATCAAGATTTTGGCGCTGGCCTTTCTCGTCCTCATTGGCGCGAACCTCATCGCCGACGGGTGCGGCGTCCACGTGCCCAAGGGCTACACCTACTTCGCGATGGCCTTCGCCGTGATTGTCGAAACGATCAATATCCGTGTGCGGAAATCGAATCCGGTTCAGTTGCACGAAGAAGAATACGTGGGCGAGTAAAGTAACCAAATGGAGCAATCGGCAACCGTCCGTGAAGTTCTGAGCTCAGAAGAGTTTCGCTATTGGTTGCCCGATGAGATGGTCTATGTCGAATGGATCGCGGTTCCGAAGCTTGGCCAAGTCGTAATAATTTCTCTGGCGGCTGGCCTCGTGGCTGGTATCGCCGGGTATCTCAAGGGAAGCCCATTTGCCGCCGCCTATGGAGTTGTCCTTGCCGTCGTCATTTTGCTCTGTCTAACCCTGTTCTTCGGATTCGCAAAGACCCGAGTGATCCGATTTTCAGAGCGAGAGCTCCAGGTTAGCGCCAGCAACGGCTACTTCTTCCGAGTTCCTTGGGACGAGGTGCTGGATGTTCGACCGACCGGCCGCTGGACATTCGAGATCGTGACGAAACAGGGAACGGCCACGGTTTGGGAGCCATTGGCTCGCTTCGACGATTCCGACTATTCGATGTTTTTCCTCAACGTGCTCTACGCGATGGCCTACGGCGTTCGAGCCGACAATCTTCGACGATATCGAGTGCCGGTCTCCTTAGTTGAGGGTAAGGCCTACGTATATAAGGGCCTGGAAGGATTGAAGAAGAAGATTTTGGGTGCCCAGTTGACGGCTATCGCCGCCATCGCGTTCATGTTGGCCGAGGTGTTTTGGAAGCGAGACCTATTGGCATTCGTTGGCGGTTCGTTGACCCTCATGAGCAGTTGGATCGTTTACGCGGCGGCAAAGGATAAGGTCGAACGAATGAGCCACCGAACCTTGGTCGTACGTGATGGAAGGATTGCGGTAGAGGGCGGATCAGAACCAGAGACGTATGCGTTCCACAAGCTATCGCAGAATCGGTCGCCGCAACTAAAGCCCGAGCCGTTCGATCGGCAAGAAGTCTATGGCGAGGAGTCGAAACATGTCAAGGTTGACCGTCGCTTCTTAGCGGAAGCATCGTCCGACTAGCGCGCTCTAAACGTCACGCCCGGCTCGCCCTGCTTGGCTTCCATCTCTTCCAGCTCCACGACCTTCGCCTCCCACGCATTCATCGCATCCGCGACCT
It encodes the following:
- a CDS encoding type II toxin-antitoxin system death-on-curing family toxin, coding for MIWYPSLDDVYRFHNIQIFLYGGSTGVRDEGLVESALLTPQQTFAGQDLYATISDKAAALWHGFVCNHAFVDGNKRIGLMVTSVFLIANGYEMDFADDEVEDITMKLAQSDMSRQQLIDIMSDHVRLRWGHSSGASKEVDDFLL
- a CDS encoding TerC family protein yields the protein MELLLNPSAWIGLLTLTILEIVLGIDNIVFVSILSGKLKGEERERARKQGMLLAIVPRILLLLGIGLLVRATHPLFEIPLLYDAMVKGGETIEVAKEAAEISLKDLLLIGGGLFLIYKSVKEIHHKLEGVEEDAPNAKAKAEFAKVILAILGINIIFSLDSVITAVGMVKEIEVMIAAVVVSGIFMIYYSGLVSKYVDKHPTIKILALAFLVLIGANLIADGCGVHVPKGYTYFAMAFAVIVETINIRVRKSNPVQLHEEEYVGE